Proteins found in one Arachis stenosperma cultivar V10309 chromosome 8, arast.V10309.gnm1.PFL2, whole genome shotgun sequence genomic segment:
- the LOC130944406 gene encoding transcription initiation factor TFIID subunit 13-like, translating into MTSSGGGSSSKPRSASFQPSETSSKRKRGVFQKELQHMMYGFGDDPNPLPESVALTEDIVVEYVTELVHKAQDIGSQGGKLSVEDFLYLIRKVLLCS; encoded by the exons ATGACCAGTTCCGGTGGTGGAAGCTCGTCGAAACCAAGAAGTGCTTCTTTTCAACCTTCCGAAACTTCTTCAAAGCGCAAAAGAGGAGTCTTCCAAAAAGAAC TGCAGCACATGATGTACGGCTTTGGAGATGATCCAAAT CCTCTTCCTGAAAGTGTGGCGCTTACGGAGGATATTGTTGTGGAATATGTCACGGAATTG GTACATAAAGCTCAAGATATTGGATCACAGGGAGGGAAGCTATCTGTTGAGGATTTCCTTTATTTGATTCGCAAGGTACTTCTTTGTTCATAA
- the LOC130943425 gene encoding transcription initiation factor TFIID subunit 13-like translates to MTSSGGGSSSKPRSASFQPSETSLKRKRGVFQKLQHMMYGFGDDPNPLPESVALTEDIVVEYVTELVHKAQDIGSQRGKLSVEDFLYLIRKDLPKLNRCTELLSMNEELKQARKVFESDEEKLRKVFEVDETVE, encoded by the exons ATGACCAGTTCTGGTGGTGGAAGCTCGTCGAAACCAAGAAGTGCTTCTTTTCAACCTTCCGAAACTTCTTTAAAGCGCAAAAGAGGAGTCTTCCAAAAAC TGCAGCACATGATGTACGGCTTTGGAGATGATCCAAAT CCTCTTCCTGAAAGTGTGGCGCTTACGGAGGATATTGTTGTGGAATATGTCACGGAATTG GTACATAAAGCTCAAGATATTGGATCACAGAGAGGGAAGCTATCTGTTGAGGATTTCCTTTATTTAATTCGCAAG GATTTGCCAAAACTTAATCGATGTACAGAATTGTTGTCCATGAATGAAGAGCTAAAACAGGCAAGGAAAGTCTTTGAATCAGATGAAGAGAAACTGAGGAAGGTTTTTGAGGTAGATGAAACAGTTGAATGA